From a region of the Cyprinus carpio isolate SPL01 chromosome B21, ASM1834038v1, whole genome shotgun sequence genome:
- the LOC122141212 gene encoding guanine nucleotide exchange factor subunit RIC1-like: protein MKKPIDLEAPISCLQTLQEDLLVATADGYLHMLHWDSVSNGRRAVNLCTIPFSLDLQSSRGGPCLDLNGVHIREMEYCATLDGFAVVFNDGRLGFITPTANRLATDVRESITKQGIFRKLLLYKHVSQL, encoded by the exons ATGAAGAAACCCATCGACCTGGAGGCTCCAATCAGCTG tctgcagACGCTGCAGGAGGATCTGTTAGTGGCGACGGCAGACGGTTATCTGCACATGCTGCACTGGGACAGTGTGAGTAACGGCCGGAGAGCAGTGAACCTGTGCACCATCCCCTTCTCGCTCGACCTGCAGTCCTCCAGAG GAGGGCCGTGTTTGGATCTGAACGGTGTTCATATTCGGGAAATGGAGTACTGTGCTACGCTGGACGGATTTGCAGTCGTGTTTAATGACGGGCGGCTCGGATTCATCACACCAACTGCAAACAGACTAGCCACAGATGTAAGAGAGAGCATTACTAAACAAGGAATATTCAGAAAGCTGCTGCTGTATAAACATGTCAGCCAGCTTTAA